The following proteins are co-located in the Halocatena salina genome:
- a CDS encoding RDD family protein, which produces MNTEDNVIGARIVAAFIDILIAAVLGSIGALLIGGLLESIILLVLLYVLIPVLYFIGLEAQYGQTLGKRLLGLVVVKENGTPCTFSSAVLRNVLRIIDQLPAFYLLGIIFMLLTDRSQRIGDSAGGTVVVRTE; this is translated from the coding sequence ATGAATACTGAAGATAATGTTATCGGTGCCCGCATTGTTGCGGCTTTCATAGACATACTCATAGCTGCCGTCCTGGGATCGATCGGTGCTCTCCTTATTGGTGGCCTGCTCGAATCGATTATCCTACTCGTGCTCCTCTACGTACTCATTCCGGTGCTCTACTTCATCGGTCTTGAAGCACAGTACGGCCAAACACTGGGAAAACGACTCCTCGGTCTCGTCGTAGTCAAAGAAAACGGTACCCCTTGTACGTTTTCCTCCGCAGTACTCAGGAACGTTCTCCGAATCATCGATCAACTCCCGGCCTTCTACCTGCTGGGAATCATTTTCATGCTTCTCACGGACCGAAGTCAACGTATCGGTGACAGCGCCGGTGGAACGGTTGTCGTGCGCACTGAGTAG
- a CDS encoding alkaline phosphatase PhoX translates to MVEFTRRQLMATSVAAALGASVSGVGTAAASDTNTQRAPSVRGELKRFSSTALGAEVTGPFVFENGTLLYSLQHPSGDNPEPYNSSGIGYFAGYRFSMDGTNDDFTELSTPNTNEQQGMIRGAGGEYEFLAHGGETISDTERLGVAQTPDGTNITRENFSGTMYGDPAANPDCNQFIPMNGNGTTGYLFTNWENSPGNISRIPISQDENGGWNADLDRAINLANTKPFREIGGTRINCYGDRTPWNTMISAEENYAHPRVSGTATVGDIAANGTGKGYIGACQFWNRPAPSEIQSAIEEYYDDTWTVQGWWAMSGVEFLAYYLGAQPTESTTPIEGPYPNPYRYGYFVDIREPTADPPQPVKYYVMGRVSWEAPDIQNDLRTVYGCSDGDNKGIYKFVADRPIPSYQDPMDIAGTLYAPTVTNGAAAKHESPADVSLEIEWLELGHATNREVEAWIAEYDEITQIDYLATHTDEWTAGDSVTDAVLEEADREVVENGNQNYITNEEIVEWAEQYEDGDVDEKLRKVPFLETRAAAKEIGATIEFNKAEGVDSHVDARPGDPVYFAISALSDGMSEEGDLQLERVDGGVVYRATLQHDYDVSTLEPVIVGPDASDPADIADDALINVDNVYVMDDGRVLCCEDADQLGRSYSNDCLYVYQPEDTDRGHGDNDGRKNDDPSNEPWDENTAGCR, encoded by the coding sequence ATGGTCGAGTTCACTCGACGGCAGCTGATGGCAACGTCTGTGGCGGCTGCGCTGGGGGCGAGCGTCTCCGGTGTCGGAACTGCTGCAGCCAGCGATACGAACACCCAACGAGCTCCGTCCGTCCGGGGGGAGCTCAAGCGGTTTTCCTCGACGGCACTCGGTGCTGAAGTCACGGGTCCGTTCGTGTTCGAGAATGGAACGCTCCTGTACAGTCTTCAACATCCAAGCGGCGACAATCCCGAACCGTACAACAGCTCGGGGATCGGATATTTCGCCGGGTACCGGTTCTCGATGGACGGAACCAATGACGATTTTACCGAACTTTCGACGCCCAACACGAACGAGCAGCAGGGAATGATCCGTGGCGCAGGCGGAGAGTACGAATTCCTGGCACACGGAGGCGAGACGATTTCCGACACAGAACGGCTCGGTGTGGCTCAAACACCTGATGGGACGAACATCACGCGAGAGAATTTCTCCGGAACGATGTATGGGGATCCGGCTGCAAACCCCGACTGCAACCAGTTCATCCCGATGAACGGAAACGGTACTACCGGTTATCTCTTCACGAACTGGGAGAACAGTCCCGGTAACATCTCACGGATTCCGATCAGTCAGGACGAAAACGGGGGATGGAACGCCGACCTCGACCGGGCCATCAACCTCGCCAACACGAAACCGTTCCGTGAGATCGGTGGTACACGGATCAACTGTTACGGCGATCGCACCCCGTGGAACACGATGATCTCCGCAGAGGAAAACTACGCCCATCCCCGTGTTTCTGGAACCGCAACTGTCGGAGATATCGCAGCGAACGGAACCGGTAAAGGGTATATCGGTGCATGTCAGTTTTGGAATCGGCCTGCACCCTCCGAGATCCAATCTGCGATCGAGGAATACTACGACGATACGTGGACAGTACAGGGGTGGTGGGCGATGTCAGGTGTCGAATTTCTGGCGTACTACCTCGGCGCACAACCGACCGAGTCCACCACTCCAATCGAGGGTCCCTATCCGAATCCGTACCGCTATGGCTACTTCGTCGACATCCGAGAGCCGACAGCCGATCCCCCACAGCCGGTCAAATACTACGTAATGGGTCGAGTTTCGTGGGAAGCGCCCGACATCCAGAACGATCTGCGAACAGTGTACGGCTGCTCGGACGGCGACAACAAGGGGATTTACAAGTTTGTGGCTGATCGACCGATCCCCAGCTATCAGGATCCGATGGACATCGCAGGCACCTTGTACGCTCCGACGGTGACCAACGGGGCGGCCGCAAAACACGAATCCCCAGCTGACGTTTCCTTAGAGATCGAGTGGCTGGAGTTGGGACACGCCACAAACAGGGAGGTTGAAGCCTGGATCGCTGAGTACGATGAGATCACCCAAATCGACTACCTCGCTACCCACACCGACGAGTGGACAGCTGGAGATTCAGTCACCGACGCGGTACTCGAAGAAGCCGATCGAGAAGTGGTAGAAAACGGCAATCAAAACTACATTACCAACGAGGAGATCGTCGAGTGGGCAGAACAGTACGAAGACGGAGACGTGGATGAAAAGCTCCGGAAAGTGCCGTTTTTGGAGACGCGTGCGGCTGCCAAGGAGATCGGAGCGACGATCGAATTCAACAAAGCCGAAGGTGTCGACAGCCATGTCGATGCACGACCTGGCGACCCCGTTTATTTCGCCATTTCTGCGCTCAGCGATGGAATGTCCGAGGAAGGCGATCTCCAACTCGAACGGGTCGATGGCGGCGTCGTCTACCGGGCCACTCTCCAGCACGATTACGACGTATCGACGCTCGAACCCGTCATCGTCGGACCGGACGCGAGCGATCCAGCCGACATTGCCGATGATGCATTGATTAACGTCGATAACGTTTATGTGATGGACGACGGACGAGTCCTCTGCTGTGAGGATGCGGATCAATTGGGGCGTTCGTACAGCAACGACTGCCTGTACGTCTACCAACCCGAAGATACAGATCGTGGACACGGCGACAACGACGGCAGGAAAAACGACGATCCCAGCAACGAGCCGTGGGACGAAAACACGGCAGGCTGTCG